The DNA window TTCGGCTCAACAAACATCAAAGAAACAAGTTGAAGTAGATATTTTCCGAAATTTGGGGTGGGGACACCACACACAGATATGGAACGCCAGATACGCCTCTTTATAGTTCAAGACTTCATTTTAGGGAAAGAATGTGGATCCCATCCTTCTCTGCATATTTCAATACATGATTTCCTAGGAGGTGCTTGTCTTCGGTCAGCAGATCAGCGTTGTGGACGATGGATGCAGCCAGATATGTGGCGTCTGAGGCGGATAGACTGAGTTCAACCTCAACCTCCTTCGCTTTATCTAAGAGTCCACACATAGGTGCAAGCTCTATGAGGTTTAGAGACGCTGCTTCCTTCAATGTTGAATAGGCTCCTTCAATCTTGAGCTTGGGATATCCAATCTTAACCAAGGCGCGAACAACCTCAAGAAGAAGTAGTTCAGGTGCAATAGCATGAACCTTCATTGTGAAGATATCGTCTCTGACTTTTAGCGCTTGCCGTTCATGAGCCTCACCTTTCTTGAACCATTTTACAACAATCGACGCATCCAAAGATATTTTTCCAACCATCTAAAATTCCTCTTCTTCATGCATCTCTGCCAACGCTTGGCCTACGCTTGGGTAAGCCTCGGTTCCTTCCCTGATCTTCTCTATACGCTGTAAAATCATCTTTCCCTTCTGGACTCTTAAAAGTAACTTCAGAGCCTCTATGAAGGCCTCTGTCTTGCTTGAGTAGAGTCCGCTCTCAACCAGATATTCAACCTCCCTGAGTAAATCTTCCTCCAACTTCACATTCACTTGTATCTTAGCCATTCCTAGATCTCTTCTTAATCTATACTGTATGGATATATTTTAAGTATATCTGTTAATACTAGACTCAATTTCCGGCTTAATAGCAGTGAAAAATACTGTTTCCTTTAGGAAAAACTTACTATTTAGCCTGCGGACAGAATATTGGTGTGTTCCATGCCTGATAGGGATCTCAATATATTGATAGTCTTCTATTCCATGTACGGTAACACCGCTAGACTGGCGAGGGCTGTTGCTGAGGGTGTCGGTGAGATTGAAGGTGTCAAACCGGTCCTCAGACAGGTTCCTGAACTCATCCCTCAACATATCATAGATTCGAACCCAAGGATAAAGGCTGTTAAGGATAGTCTCAGGGATATTCCGGTTGCAAGTGCCAATGATCTGGCTGAGGCTGACGGGATTATATTTGGCACACCTACAAGATTCGGCAACATGTGTTCACAGATGAAACAGTTCATAGATCAGACTGGAAGCCTCTGGCTTGAGGGGAAGCTTGAAGGTAAGCCTGCTGGAGTATTCACGTGCACCTCGACCCTGCATGGAGGTCAGGAGACCACCATAATATCGACGATGATACCTCTACTCCATCATGGAATGATCATTGTCGGGGTCCCATACTCTGAGAGTAGGCTCCTCGACATGGATTTCGGAGGAGGCTCACCATACGGCGCCTCTGCCGTTGTTGGACCTGAATCTGAGAGGCCTCCGACTGAACGTGACTTGGCCATAGCAAGAACCTTGGGTAGAAGAGTAGCAGAGGTTGCTAAGAAACTTCGCAGCTGATCAACCTCAATACTCTATACCTTTTCTAGACTTTATCCCTCTTCTATATGGATGTTTCCTCTCAACGAACTCAGTCACATAGTCGGCGGCCTCGATGATTTCAGGCGGGCAGTCTCTGCCAGTGATCACAAGCTCCAAACCTTCAGGCTTACACCTGATCAACTCCATAACCTGCTCCAGCCTTATCATTCCAAGATTGATTGCGTGGGTCAACTCGTCCAGAATCAGTATATCACATTCACCTGTCTTAACCTTTGATACAGCTCGTTCGAAAGCCTCCTCAGCCTCCTCAATATCTTTTCTGCCAGGCTTACTCTTAATGAAATGTTTCTGACCGTAAGCTTCTATCTGGAACCCTGGAATGAGCTTAGCCGAATACCTCTCACCATAAAGGTACCTACCCTTCAGAAACATTATCATGCAAACTTTCATTCCATGACCTGCAGCCCTCAAGGCCAAACCCAGAGCCGCCGTCGTCTTACCCTTCCCGTCGCCGGTATATACGTGGATCAGACCTTGCCTCCTGTTCATGTCAAACAACCTTGCAACTCAAATAATTAATGAAACTCCTCGGCTTAAAATATTATATCAGCTGGACTACTGAATAATTGAATCTTGATGTGAGAATTTTTCTAAAATATATCTGAATTCAGTTAACGTATGTTAACAATAATCTTTTTCTCAGTTATTGGAATCAATCTCTTAAGTAGAATCTCGTCGTTATTTTTGACTTTGTAGTTGTTCATGGGTATGTCTGCGAGTCTACTATTGACTTCGTAGAGGTAGTATCCCTCCTTCCCATCTATAGAGATTAGAAGTTCGCTGTCGTTTACTCTCTTCGTTTCAACGGCGCAGGTCATCTTCAGAGCGTCTAGGACGCTGCTGCCTCTTGAAAGTTTTACATTCAATTTTTCCGCGAAGGCGTCGAATATCTCGTATATTCTGTCGCCTCTAGCTTTTAAGACGTGACTTCTTCCATATTCTTTCCTCTCGATCAGCCCCGCCTTCTCCAGGATCCTTACATGTTTGGCGGCTACTGGTACAGATATTCCTAGTCTCTTCGCCAGCGATGAGATGTGCAGCTGGTCTTTCATCAGGGTTTTTATGATCTCTACACGTGTTTGGCTGCTTAGGGCTTTCAACATAATTCTACACCTTTTTACCCATTTAGCTAATATATATTACCTAAATCTTATATAATATTTACTAGACTGTCTAAGGGCTGGAGGCGAATAAATTTTGAAACTGATCAAAGGATCTTTAATGTTACTGATCCTATTAACATCTCTGGAAATAGTCTACATAATCCCCAAAGCTTCATCCTACCCATACAGCAAGACCAGCCAAGAAGTCGCCTCAGCCCTGGCATGGCTGAGAACAAACCAGACAGACAATGGAATGATAGGATCATTCGCCGTCTCATCTTGGGCAGCGATGGCCATTGCAGCCGCAGAAGGAGATCCAAACAAATGGATGAAAAGCGAGTCGAGCCCAACATTAATCCAATATTTGAAAAGCAACAAGGCATCATTGAGTTCATGCACAGACTACAGTAGATTCATCTTGTCAATGATAGCCGCAGACATAGACCCAAAGAATGTGGATGGAGTAGACCTCATAGCTACACTCGAATCCTTCTACAACAATAATCAGTTCGGAGACCCAAACTTACTCAATGACGATTACTGGGCAGTCATAGCCCTAATCTCCACAGGCAAATACAAGTCTGACCCAAAGATTCAGAGTGCGGTCAACTTCATAAAATCTCATCAAAACTCGACAAACGGAGGTTGGAGCTTCGATGTGGCAGCTACATATGGACCTGACGTAGACAGCACCGCCGCAGCCATCATGGCCCTAATCTCAGCTGGCGAAAGTAGAACGTCAAACCATATAACGAACGGCCTAGCCTACATCAAATCGAAACAAGTTGCAAGCGGCGGCTTCGACGGTGGATGGGGGACAAGTGCAGAGACAGATTCATGGGCTATACAAGCAATAGTAGCAGCAGGCCAAGATGTCACTGGACCAGACTGGACACACAGTACCAGTGGCAAGACACCTATAGACGACCTACTCACCTTCCAGAATCCAGATGGCGGATTTAGAGACTACACTGGAAAATCAAGCGCATGGACAACATCATACGCGATCTCGGCGTTGATGGGGAAACCTTACCCGATCGTAAGAGGTGCAAGAGTGAATATCCGCATCGAAGGCCAACAATCCACAATATGGAAAGGAACGGTCTACGTAACTTGGTCGAACATCACAGAGGCTACACCTCAAGCCGGTAGGAAACATTACTATGGCCAGCCGACAGTCCTGGGAGCCCTGGACAAAGCTGCATCCGCAGCAAACTTCACTTATACTGTGGATTACTCATATGGTTCAGCCTATGTGAAAGCGATCAAAGATGAGGCGGCATCTGGTCTCAATGGTTGGCTGTTCAGAGTAAACAGCCATACAACCGGCAGTTATAGTTGTGACACATATGTGTTGAATAGTGTTTCACCGCCAGACCCCCCACACACAGATATTCTATGGTATTACGGCGGGTGGGGTGATAAGGTCCTAGGAATATCAGTCGACCGCACAACCATAAACGTCAACGAGACCATAGTAGTAACCGTCACATACTATGATGAGACAGAAGAATCTTGGCTTCCAGCAGCAGAGGCAACAGTATGGGCCGGCGCAAAATACTCAACAAACCAAAGTGGAAAAGTTCAGATTCAACTACAAAACAGTGGCACATACCAAGTATACGCCAACAAGACAGGTTACGTCAGAAGTGACAAGATACAGGTGAGTGTTGCAGGCGGGGGAGGAACCGGCGGCGTAGATATCAAAGCAAATGTCATTCCGGCACTGGCACTTGAAGTGTCGCCTAACATTGTCGATTTCGGCACAGTCGGACCCAAGATGACAAGCCCAACATTCCAAATAACCCTAAAGAATACAGGCTCATTGAACGGAACCATAACAGTAACTGTTACAGATCTGAACGCCACATCCTTATTCAGAGACTGCGTACAATTATCTGAGAACCCACCAGCATGGACGGCATGGGGAGGCTACCACACCTTCATCCGTGGACATAACGGAAACACGCCCGGAGAGAAGATCGTCCACATCAGACTGCAGATTCCGGAAAACTATCCGGTTGTTCCGGGGTCGAATAAAGGTAAGGTAACATTCTGGCTGGAACCGAGTTGAATCGCCGTAAAAACAGAGTATCTGGGGGATACTTGGAAAGAGTATCTCCACAGATCTTTTTTCGGAGGCTCTTAAGTTTGAAAGTAATGAAGGTATCTCTCACAATACTTTTCCTACTGATCCCGATAATGTTTGCTTGTTCTGAAGTTCAAGGTCTAGGTGTCGGAGTAAATCCTGCGGAACTCAATTACACAGTAAATTCGAACAACATAGTCTCCAATGAGATTTGGGTCTTCAACACAGGAGGAGGCAGAGCTAAATTCAGTCTATATTTTGACAGCCAATACCAGACGATGTTCTCATTCAACATAAATGATTTTGAGCTCAACCCAGGAAGTAGCCAGAAAGTTACTGTGAACTACGACCCATTAAAGAATAGAGCCTACACAGACCTGAACATACCGTTATATGTGAAGGCAACCGATGCGATATCCAATATGGAGTCTGGAATAAAGGTTCCTGTCAAGGTTAAACATTACTTGAGTACACAGACTATTTTCCCCCTGACCCCTACCGACCCTCAGATAGTCGCTGCTTTAAGATATCTCAGGAGTATACAGTGGCCTGACGGAAACATCGGCGGTTTCCATATCAGTTGCTGGGTGACTATGGCAATAGCCTCGGCAGGCCAGGACCCCCATTACTGGAGGAAAAGCAGTAGCTCCATAGTCGATTACCTCATCAAGAATAGAGGCCAGGTCGACACAATCAAGGTCACTGACATAGCGAAGTTCATCTTAGCCATGACCTCGGCGAGGGAGAATCCTAGAAACATAGGTGGGGTAGACTATGTATCTCTACTGTTGAGTAAGGAGAAGAGTGGTCAGTTCGGTGATGCAACGATGTGCAACGATGACTTCTGGGCGATAATATCTTTAATCTCAGCTGGTATACCCTCAAACTCACAGCAGATCCAGAATTCAAGAACCTTCATTAAGAATCATCAGAATGCGGATGGTGGATGGAGTTGGCAGGTCGGTGGACCAAGCGACGCCGACGACACGGCTGCCGCTATAATGGCTCTGATAGCGTCTGGCGAGGAGAAGAATTCACCTGCAATAGTCAAAGCTGTAAACTATTTGAAGAGCCAACTAGGTTCGAGTGGTGGATTCGTCTCTGAAGGTGTTGCAAACTCAGCATCAGACTCATGGGTTTTGATGGCCCTCGTCGCAGCGAATATAGACCCATCCAGCTCAGACTGGGTGAAGGATGGAGTAAACCCGGTAAATCATCTCATTCGATGCCAGAACTCGGACGGATCATTCGGTTGGAGAGTCGGCGATGACGGAGATCCTTGGTGGACAGCATATGCGATTCCAGCTTTGCTGGGCAAACCCTATCCAGTCATCGCGAGCGAACTACACCCGCAGGTATATGTTAGAATAGAACATGTGAACGCCACTATCTGGAGGGGTTGGGTTGAGATCCTACCGTCGACGAATGTCACAGCCTACAACAGCAACAAAGTCTACAATATTCAGGGCGATAATGCCCTAGCCTTGCTCGACAGAGCCTCGAGACTAGGAGGCTTCACATACCAGGTCTCAGACCAATGGTATCCCATGGGGCTATACGTCGACTCCATAGGAGGATACAAGGCGACAGGCGCATACGGATGGATGTACAGGGTGAACTATACTCTCGGGCAGGTGAGTATGGACAAATGTAAGATAAATCCAAATGATCGACTCCTAATATACTGGGGAACATTAGGAGTTAGACCCTTAAAGGTTGAGGTAGAGCCTGTCGAGGTTCCTCTGGGCAAACCCTTCACAGTAACAGTTACCTTTCTAGACGACTCCACAGGAAAGTGGGTCACGCTCAAGAACGCCACAGTGAATGTAAACCCTAAGTATCGGACGGACCAGGATGGGAGGGCCACCGTAACATTGACGGAGCCGAAAGTATACAACGTCTATGCTGAGAGGTGGGGTTCAACCGCCCAAGACCAGTATGTGAGAAGTGATCTAGTTCAGGTCGGGGTTGGGGTGCCAATTCCAGAATTCCAAAACATCCAAACACTCACAATAGTAATTCTCGCAGCCTTCACCATCACACTCCGGAGATACATCAAACAACCGACCAGTATACATCGCATTGCTTAACGAACAGTAAACGTAAAGCAGAGAGTGAATGTTTGAGAGATCTTAGAAAATATCCAGTACTAATTCCAGTGATTCTATCGTCACTATTGATCATCTGCTATCCCTTATACTCCACCAATAATGAGACTGCCCAACTGTGGGGGTTAATATCTATGGCTACAGTGGTCTTTACAGTATCGACTGCGTCTCTAGAGCTTTCTCATCAAAAAGTTTCCGTCAGAGAAGTTGCCCTGATAAGTGTCTTAGGAGCCGTCACTGCAATGTTGAGGTTGCCATTCACATTCATACCGAATGTTCAACCATGCACATCCCTGATAATTTGCATAGGGATAAGCTTCGGCCCACACGCAGGATTCTTCGTAGGAGCCCTCACACCCCTAATATCTAACTTCTTCCTAGGGCACGGACCTTGGACACTCTTACAGATGTATTCTTGGGGCATGATCGGTGCCCTATCGAGTCTACTAAACAGTAATATCGGCCGCTGGAGGCTTGGGGCTGTCGGATTGTCTGCCGGTTACATGTACGGTTTCATCATGAACATATGGTTCTGTTATACTTTCCTGCAGCCCATCACACTAAACAGATTTGTGATGGCTGAACTGCAGGGATTACCCTTCGACACTATGCACGCCATAGGAAACTTCACATTTCTAACATTGCTGGGAAAAAGAGTACTTCAAGTTTTCGACTACTTCAAAAGACTTTAATAAACTAATTCACGGACATGCTACAAAGGCACATTCTGCATTTAACAATATTGCTGATTCAAATCTTTTTCTTTCCAGATATATTTGCCAGTAGAAATGTGAAGGTTAAGCCTCCTACCATGAGTCTGACCCAGAATGTTGATAGACGGTTGAGGATCGCTGACCAAGCAGCCTCAGCGGGATCTAAACCTATATTTGATAGAATATATGTCACACCAACCTCTGGAACTCCTGGAATCATGATCGGAGCTGACTGAAGCATCATCCCAATACTGTAAACAGATATCACCGAGACAACAGGCAAATATATTCTTATAGATATGAATACCAGATTTACTGTTAAGATCTCTAATATGAAACTGATGAAACTCAAAATTAAAGATAATATTACGCTCGAGATGTGATTTGACATAAATCTCAAACCCTCACAGTAAGACTCTACGGTTCTCAACATTCTCTCCCTCCAATTGTTTAAGGTCTCCCTCCACCTTGCAGAAGCTAGAAGAATCTTGAATAGTAAGTTCACTATCGTCTCCGCCTTCTCAGGATGTGATATTGCAGCAGCCAAGAATAAGGCTACAAGAAATATTGGTGAATACAACGTTAAGACAAGTAGCATCGCCAGCGGACTGGCTTTAAGGTGAGATGTGAAGTACATCAACCCTACCAGACAAGCCACCAGGAAAGGTATAGTACTGCAGATTCTGTGAACAACTATTGTAGCCAAACCCTCACCCACAGAGTCGGGTATAACCTTGGATAGAAATATTATTCTAGCGGCCTCACCGCTGAGCGAGCCTGAAGGCAAGGCCTGATCGATGAAGATGTTGCACCACATCACCTTCCAAGCCTCCTTGAAACTCATGTGAAGCCCCAAACCCCTCAGAAGGACATACCAAGCGTAAATGTATATGTGGCTGCTAATCAAGGCTGAGACTGGAGCAAGAATGAAAATGCGATAATCCATATTGGAGACAACTTCATAAACCTCCTCCAAACCTACAAAATCTATGAGGAAAAATAACAGTATAAGACCTGCAACTGTAACTGCAACGAGCCTCAGGACTCTGAATTTTAACATTAACTGTCACTGCCGGCAGGCAAGTTGCAATAAGCCCATTAAGACTCTAGAAGCAGATTCTACATAACATTTACGTGGCCCATCTAAATATGAAAGAGATTGTATAGATAAAAGATTTAATAAGTCAGATGGACTCTCACCAATAGTTGGGCCGGTAGCTCAGCTTGGTTAAGTTGAAAAGCAACATCAAAGAGCACACGGCTGATAAACACATCACTGAGAAACCGTGGGGTCATGGGTTCAAATCCCACCCGGCCCACCACATTAAGAATTTAAAACCCCAAGGTAACCATTGATATCTACCTGCGAAGGCCAGAGCCGTCAGTAAAATCCGCGAAATGTCGATCCGTACACTTACGAGAGCAGAAAATCGTCAATCTTCTTATGAAGATTTCCACAGACATGGAGTCGGAGGGTTATACCGACGGCTATATTGGGAGGCGCAGTTGAGGCGGTGAAGTCTTAGTTCAGCCACAACATGGTTAAGAGTCCCAGTACTGACCAAGATCTACTGGGAGGAGACACCACGACACTCAAGAACCCTGCAGATCCGCAGAAAATCTATACCAAGAATGTAAGAAAATGTCGGAAAGGAATTAATAAGGATCCTCCTCTAACAGATACTGTGCATAAAAAGGTGAGAAGTAGGTTCAGCGTCTCTTTCTGACAATTATGGTTACTGATACGGCTGCTATCAGTCCTGCCAATGCGAGGTAAGGTACAACCAAATTGAACTTGTTCACCGGCGTTAATACACCGCCTACAGGTGCTGGCTGCACTTGACTCACGGGGACTAAAACCGTATCAAGAATATTCTTACCTGTACCATCCTCATTAGGAGCTACCCAACCGTCCACTCTTAGTGTGGAAGATCCTTTGCCCAAACAATGGAAAGTGAGTAGTAGCCACTGTGCGTCAGCGCTGTATGGAGGGCCATAAGCAATAAGCACACACATGCCATCATCCCAGTTCTCTCTATCAACAGTCCAACCCCTTGCTTCCACGAAAATCTCATGTCCAATAAGCTCAACCAATGCCTTATCATAAGAGATTGCCAGGCTAAACCGTCTCATGGGCTCTGAGAGACCCCTTATCGAGACTTTAAGGTTGAAGTGGCTGGAGACGGTTGTCGTTACATTGCTAGGCTCTACGGCTAAGGTAGCAGTGATTGCGGAGGCTGGGAGAGTAAGACCCATAACGCAGAGCGTCACCAGTAGAGACGAAAGTATGAGATTACTAAACTTCAAAAAGTTCACCTTTATTTTTTCCGTGCATAATAGTATTTAAGCTTTGCCATAGAATAGGGCTCTTTAATTTCAGCCATGCTTTTGCAACTGTTTGAGGGTGAGGCTGCATAGATTCAAAGCATGGCGTCGGTCGTTAATGTCTTAAAACAGCGCATATCTGCCAGATGGTGCTCTAGGGTGATAACCGGTGCACATAAACGGATACATCAAGATCCAACAATAAAAAAGAGTTGGATTTAGAGAAAGAACCGCTAACTTGGAGTTGTGACAATGCAGACATCGTCACCGAGTATGATGCCTCAGTCGACCAGCATAACAATATGATGTGCCATATCCAGTGGCCTTGATTGAGGAAATGCGAAACACCAGAGAGTGGTCAAGCGCACTCATTTTATTGACATCTTTCTTAATCTTTCTTGAACTGCTTCACTTGTCAATTCTCTAATAGCATCAGAAGCAATCCATTTTGCAGTTTCAATTGCTTTTTTGTCAATCTAAGATTTCGCTTCCCAATCTGCCTTAATGCCCAGCTAACTACTTTCTTAACAAAATTTCTGTTATCGGTAAATACTCTTTTTATGGTTAAAAGAAATTGATCAAACCGTTCATCCTCTTTCCTTCACATGTTGTC is part of the Candidatus Bathyarchaeota archaeon genome and encodes:
- a CDS encoding helix-turn-helix domain-containing protein, translating into MLKALSSQTRVEIIKTLMKDQLHISSLAKRLGISVPVAAKHVRILEKAGLIERKEYGRSHVLKARGDRIYEIFDAFAEKLNVKLSRGSSVLDALKMTCAVETKRVNDSELLISIDGKEGYYLYEVNSRLADIPMNNYKVKNNDEILLKRLIPITEKKIIVNIR
- the wrbA gene encoding NAD(P)H:quinone oxidoreductase; this translates as MPDRDLNILIVFYSMYGNTARLARAVAEGVGEIEGVKPVLRQVPELIPQHIIDSNPRIKAVKDSLRDIPVASANDLAEADGIIFGTPTRFGNMCSQMKQFIDQTGSLWLEGKLEGKPAGVFTCTSTLHGGQETTIISTMIPLLHHGMIIVGVPYSESRLLDMDFGGGSPYGASAVVGPESERPPTERDLAIARTLGRRVAEVAKKLRS
- a CDS encoding DUF4430 domain-containing protein; the encoded protein is MKVMKVSLTILFLLIPIMFACSEVQGLGVGVNPAELNYTVNSNNIVSNEIWVFNTGGGRAKFSLYFDSQYQTMFSFNINDFELNPGSSQKVTVNYDPLKNRAYTDLNIPLYVKATDAISNMESGIKVPVKVKHYLSTQTIFPLTPTDPQIVAALRYLRSIQWPDGNIGGFHISCWVTMAIASAGQDPHYWRKSSSSIVDYLIKNRGQVDTIKVTDIAKFILAMTSARENPRNIGGVDYVSLLLSKEKSGQFGDATMCNDDFWAIISLISAGIPSNSQQIQNSRTFIKNHQNADGGWSWQVGGPSDADDTAAAIMALIASGEEKNSPAIVKAVNYLKSQLGSSGGFVSEGVANSASDSWVLMALVAANIDPSSSDWVKDGVNPVNHLIRCQNSDGSFGWRVGDDGDPWWTAYAIPALLGKPYPVIASELHPQVYVRIEHVNATIWRGWVEILPSTNVTAYNSNKVYNIQGDNALALLDRASRLGGFTYQVSDQWYPMGLYVDSIGGYKATGAYGWMYRVNYTLGQVSMDKCKINPNDRLLIYWGTLGVRPLKVEVEPVEVPLGKPFTVTVTFLDDSTGKWVTLKNATVNVNPKYRTDQDGRATVTLTEPKVYNVYAERWGSTAQDQYVRSDLVQVGVGVPIPEFQNIQTLTIVILAAFTITLRRYIKQPTSIHRIA
- a CDS encoding flippase-like domain-containing protein; amino-acid sequence: MLKFRVLRLVAVTVAGLILLFFLIDFVGLEEVYEVVSNMDYRIFILAPVSALISSHIYIYAWYVLLRGLGLHMSFKEAWKVMWCNIFIDQALPSGSLSGEAARIIFLSKVIPDSVGEGLATIVVHRICSTIPFLVACLVGLMYFTSHLKASPLAMLLVLTLYSPIFLVALFLAAAISHPEKAETIVNLLFKILLASARWRETLNNWRERMLRTVESYCEGLRFMSNHISSVILSLILSFISFILEILTVNLVFISIRIYLPVVSVISVYSIGMMLQSAPIMIPGVPEVGVTYILSNIGLDPAEAAWSAILNRLSTFWVRLMVGGLTFTFLLANISGKKKI
- a CDS encoding type II toxin-antitoxin system VapC family toxin — translated: MVGKISLDASIVVKWFKKGEAHERQALKVRDDIFTMKVHAIAPELLLLEVVRALVKIGYPKLKIEGAYSTLKEAASLNLIELAPMCGLLDKAKEVEVELSLSASDATYLAASIVHNADLLTEDKHLLGNHVLKYAEKDGIHILSLK
- a CDS encoding terpene cyclase/mutase family protein yields the protein MKLIKGSLMLLILLTSLEIVYIIPKASSYPYSKTSQEVASALAWLRTNQTDNGMIGSFAVSSWAAMAIAAAEGDPNKWMKSESSPTLIQYLKSNKASLSSCTDYSRFILSMIAADIDPKNVDGVDLIATLESFYNNNQFGDPNLLNDDYWAVIALISTGKYKSDPKIQSAVNFIKSHQNSTNGGWSFDVAATYGPDVDSTAAAIMALISAGESRTSNHITNGLAYIKSKQVASGGFDGGWGTSAETDSWAIQAIVAAGQDVTGPDWTHSTSGKTPIDDLLTFQNPDGGFRDYTGKSSAWTTSYAISALMGKPYPIVRGARVNIRIEGQQSTIWKGTVYVTWSNITEATPQAGRKHYYGQPTVLGALDKAASAANFTYTVDYSYGSAYVKAIKDEAASGLNGWLFRVNSHTTGSYSCDTYVLNSVSPPDPPHTDILWYYGGWGDKVLGISVDRTTINVNETIVVTVTYYDETEESWLPAAEATVWAGAKYSTNQSGKVQIQLQNSGTYQVYANKTGYVRSDKIQVSVAGGGGTGGVDIKANVIPALALEVSPNIVDFGTVGPKMTSPTFQITLKNTGSLNGTITVTVTDLNATSLFRDCVQLSENPPAWTAWGGYHTFIRGHNGNTPGEKIVHIRLQIPENYPVVPGSNKGKVTFWLEPS
- the cobO gene encoding cob(I)yrinic acid a,c-diamide adenosyltransferase → MNRRQGLIHVYTGDGKGKTTAALGLALRAAGHGMKVCMIMFLKGRYLYGERYSAKLIPGFQIEAYGQKHFIKSKPGRKDIEEAEEAFERAVSKVKTGECDILILDELTHAINLGMIRLEQVMELIRCKPEGLELVITGRDCPPEIIEAADYVTEFVERKHPYRRGIKSRKGIEY
- a CDS encoding ECF transporter S component, which translates into the protein MATVVFTVSTASLELSHQKVSVREVALISVLGAVTAMLRLPFTFIPNVQPCTSLIICIGISFGPHAGFFVGALTPLISNFFLGHGPWTLLQMYSWGMIGALSSLLNSNIGRWRLGAVGLSAGYMYGFIMNIWFCYTFLQPITLNRFVMAELQGLPFDTMHAIGNFTFLTLLGKRVLQVFDYFKRL